In Procambarus clarkii isolate CNS0578487 chromosome 30, FALCON_Pclarkii_2.0, whole genome shotgun sequence, the DNA window tgtactcacctagttgtgcttgcgggagttgagctgtggctctttggtcccgcctctcaaccgtcaatcaacaggtgtacaggttcctgagcctatttggctctatcatatctacacttgaaactgtgtatggagtcagcctccaccacattgtttcctaatgcattccatttgtcaaccactctgacactaaaaaagttctttctaatatctctgtggctcatttgggcactcagtttccacctgtgtcccctagtgcatgtgccccttgtgttaaaccgcctgtctttatcaaccctgtcgattcccttgagaatcttgaatgtgatgatcatgtcccccctaactcttctgtcttccaacgaagtgaggtttaatttccgtagtctctcctcgtagctcatacctctcagctcgagtactagtctggtggcaaacctttgaaccttttccagtttagtcttattcttgactagatatggactccatgctggagccgcatactccaggattggtctgacatatgtggtatataatgttctgaaagagtccttacacaagtttctaaaggccgttcttatgttagccaacctggcatatgccgctgatgttatcctcttgatatgagcttcaggggacaggtctggcttgatatcaacccccaggtctttctctctctctgactcttgaagtatttcatcttccaaatggtaccttgtatctggtctcctgcttcctacccctatcttcattacattacatttgcttgggttaaactctaacaaccattcctgcagcttgtccaggtcttcttgaagcctaaagctgtcctcctctgtcttaatccttctcataattttggcgtcgtcagcagacaatgagaggaatgagtctataccttttgggagatcatttacgtatatcagaaacaggataggtccaagtacagagccctgtgggactccactggtgacttctcgcCAGTCTGAGATCTAACCTCTCACtgtaattctctgcttcctattgcttaggtactcccttatccactggagcgccctaccagttactcctgcctgtttctccagcttatgcatcaaccttttatggggtactgtgtcaaaggctttccgacagtctaaaaaaatgcagtccgcccactcttctctttcgtgcttaatctttgtcacctgatcgtaaaattctatcaagcctgtaaggcaagatttaccctccctgaactcatgttggtgggttgtcacgaagtctctactctccagatgtgttactaggttttttctcacaatcgtctctatcaccttgcatggtatacgagttaaggacactggcctgtagttcagtgcctcttgtctgtcaccctttttgtatattgttactacattagcagtcttccatatttctggtaggtctcccgtttccagtgacctactatacactatggagagtggtaagcaaagtgctcctgcacactctttcaatacccatggcgagattccgtccggcccaacagcttttctcacatccagctccaataggtgcttcttaacctcatctcttgtaatttctaacctatccaaggtcacctggtttgctgccacctcttctaacgccgtgacatctccctgttctattgtaaagacctcctggaaccttttgttgagttcttcacacacctctttgtcattctctgtgcacctgtcctcgcccaccttaagtttcatcacctgttccttcattgttgtcttcctcctgatgtgactgtgtagtacctttggttcggtcttggctttattagctatatcattttcatatcttTTCTCAGCTGCCTCTTCTCAcacgacatactcgttcctggttctctggtatctttttctactttctggtgttctgtttattacggaagttcctccatgcccttttgttcagctcctttgctttcatacattccctattaaaccacggattcttcctttgcttctctgtttttttcctgtcgggctgagacaaacctgcttacagcctcctgacatttttgggtgacatagtccatcatgtcttgtacggacttggttccgagttctgtgtctcaatgtatatcccataggaatgtattcatctcctcatagtttcccttctgtACGCCAGCCctctggttcccagttcttttttgggggtgataattcccagctgaaccaggtactcaaagttggagaagtgcactccaacttagtgaccctcgcctccacacatgggacagagacagataggactagagcatttgaaggcaccatgcccaaacctccagcactaattgcaaagccgaggagatggaatatactcctgaatggagcatctggcaccagcaagaatgacagggcagaagggtcctaccatcaatggtaatcttcacaacccgaaggggcagacggcgacgaccacgagggggactagAAAACGTATCCACCTGAAGGATAGAATCACCTTGGACCTCTAGGATATGctcgatatcctcgtggcagtcttttagattTCTAACACCGGTTGCGACATGGTgcgggagaacagtgccaacactggcatttaaccaagcgttcttggagacccaaacaggggtctcgccaatgcaggataaggcggccaagcgggtggctgcatcctgaggagcagcagcagcaacgacacgggtaccaagacgagtgggattGAAAGTaacaggcatctactgaatcaacaagatgcctatgaagggaaaaatcgtcaggaggattGGAATCCAAAgtttggaggtcaaagtacttggtCCACGAAGCAGGACTAAAAGCATGGTATGAATTACTATGGAAGGGAGCATATTAGAGCGGCCGTGGCAGGGACAGCGATGAGAACCTCTATTAGAGATGGGTcataaggcgcagtagtcacaataagagatggagccatgcaaggggacgaggcggtcaccacagctCGCTTAGGGCTCGACCAGCCCACAGGGAGTAGTAGTCCGGTTCAAGCCTAAACTGGGCCCGGGAGcgagggggctacagagcccggtcctcCAGAATAGTCCGACTCGGGGGGGCCTGGTcgaccaccccatgagcctgggtaagagaagtcatGTCATATATGCAGCAATCAATTTCAAaggtttgggacctggaaccaagggataccacttaccagggcagccaggaggCCGAGCgcaggccagtgcaggaagggtgcgtcgtccccagcagtgctcccccttttcaacaagggaatcctactacatcgtccattctccctaTCGCCCCAACCAGGACACCCAACCATCTACTCAGGGCAGCCCCTCACGGGCGACCCCTCCAGCAGGAGGTCCGATAGCTCACAAGGCCCCCTACATGGTGGCCTTCAGcatgtacaccacccaaagagggagcAATGGCAACCCACACCGATCCCAGGGATGTGTACGTGAGCCCCCCCCAGCATGATGGAACCACGGAGGGGGGCTGCGCAGATATGCGGCGCAGCTTGTGTGATGTCATgctagttttcatttggggagttttgTCCACTTGTTGTCTattttcgttgttaaccagaataggggtttgttttgggggtcTTGTCTTTTGGGTGCCTGTCCCTGTCAATggtagatatagaatgctccaaatcacatgtgctatTCTATAggccaggggtctccaaactatggcccgcgggccacatccggcctgccacataatttcatccggccctccaaacaaatccctgtgtggtggccttgaaaaaataattatcgtacgaatcGCATCACAGAATtgttcaaagctggggctgctgactggtggagctcaacccgagtcagttttcctctctctctctctctctctcgatagtgtgacgcacagatactaatactggtaggtatgcgttgtgcattacaaccaatcagttgtgtataactgtatattgtggggatggagggcgagtggggcttcgctgcttccgtttcagggagcacaaacactgtacaatattcttttctctgtactttgacaatgcctttatcttagttatacaaaatagcaatttcattttttattcctccggcccgcataaatatgggaaatatataatgtggcccttacattgaaaagtttggagacccctgctataGGCCACTGCTCCTCGTGCCTTTCTGAGGCGGCCAGGTTCTGGCCCTTGGTCGCCGGTAGGCCCAgacctccacccacatcgactggtgccaaagttagggatattcatatcagcctggatagctccggggagccgaaggggctcccccaccccaaaaaagAAATGCTAGGCCTCTTGTCCATCCCCCTCTATACAAAGTCCAGTTATGCTTCTACTGCATGGCATATCAAACAAATACCttttcattatatttctttgagTAATACTTTATAGTTTATATTAGAGGAATATAGGTTAATTAGTTTAGGTAAGGAGAGAGTAGTTTAAGCTAGGTTGAACAGAACACAGAAGTTTTATTTATTACTTATTTCCGTTTTATTTCTTTTATAGTTTTATTTCGGTTTTTACACTTTATTCTCTATAGTTTTTATAGTTTTATTTCTACTCATTTTTGTTTACTTATTACACATTTAACTAATATTACTACCATGATCAACTAAAACATTTTAAAGTAGTTGTAAGTCAATCTTTTATATAATTAGTATGCATGTAAAATCATACATTTTTACCTACTTTAACAAAAATATAAGTTTTCCAGAAATTTTGGCTATGATTTTCAATGTATTTAATATATAGATACATGGTTGTTATTATTATACATTTATATGTTTGTTATTGTTTAATATGCGAGATTACATTACAGTAAACCAAAACCACCAGGTatatggccctgcgggccgctccaagcaacagcctggtggaccaaactctcacaaggctggcctcgggccaggcttgggaagaagaactcccagaaccatcaaccaggtatatgacaGGTAAACACATCACTTCAGCAGGACTTtaatgtttggtcttgatactggtCTTagaagtgaaggaacaggtatgaGTATTTTGGGTGAAAGTGGAAGTTAACCATTAAAAAACGGCTGCAATAAATACTTCCTGCAATCGTCACCCATGATGATGATAAAGACCCTGGCAGAGATCATTTCCACACATACTAGGCAGCAATATTCCTAGTCATGTAATGCAGATGAATACTGCATTCAGTCCAGTCGCGTTCAAAAACTTAATTTTGACCCATTAATTTGACGATTCATTAGAGTCATCGACATCGAAGTTGTGATATCCCCTCTCTTCTTAGGGGTGGATATCAGTAGTGGTTCCCAATGTGTATCCGATTCATTATATGAGTCAGACACAGTTAATTTATAGAAAGACATCCTGGGAGCATACCTGGGCAGAGAATTGCCCATGTCAGGAGGAAGTGAACCGAAGGAAGTAGAATGTGATGCCTTGTGGAGGTCAGGTAGTCCAGAGTAGTCATCTGCCAGTGGTCCAGAGGAGAACATAAGCTCTTCCTCCAAATTCAACTCTAAAGATGCGTCGTCTGATAACAGCTGCCGActgtaaaataaaaaaatcagtaagtGCTATGAAACAAATAACCAATGGAAAGGTAGTGTTCAAAGTATTAAAACTAACATGCTGTCATGACCTCATGAACCCAGCATCGCTGGccaaccaaagcctggccaatttCAAGCAAGAGTCTAGAGGAAGTAATAAAAACGGCTGATTACAACAACGCTAGTTCACTGGAGCATATAACTAGGTCACcgtaaaactatatatatatacacacataactGCACACTAAAGCTGATACTTTCATCAGAAAGAAGAGAGCAACACATGACTAGTAGTCTCATACAACAGTGATCACTCAACTGTCAACTCTAGTAGCAAATCAGCTATCCATTTAGTAAGTAACTCAACTATCAAATCAGTTAACAATTCGGTAACAAACTAATATTGAATCACTCATATCAGTAACGGCTTAAACATAGGCATAACTGACACCAGTctcgattgatgattgatgaagattaagccacccaaaaggtggcacgggcatgaatagcccgtaagtggtggcccttttgagccattaccagtatcaaagagctgatactggagatctgtggaggcgcgaatgcaccctgcatggcgGGAAATGtcccccttgtgaatgtgttatgaagatgaagccacccaaaaggtggcacgggcatgaatagctcgtaagtggtggcccttttgagccattaccagtatcaagagctgatactggagatctgtggaggcgcgaatgCACCCCTGCATGGCGGGAGATGtcccccttgtgaatgtgttatgaagatgaagccacccaaaaggtggcacgggcatgaatagctcgtaagtggtggcccttttgagccattaccagtatcaagagctgatactggagatctgtggaggcgcgaatgcaccctgcatggcgggagatgtcccccttgtgaatgtgttatgaagatgaagccacccaaaaggtggcacgggcatgaatagctcgtaagtggtggcccttttgagccattaccagtatcaagagctgatactggagatctgtggaggcgcgactgcaccctgcgtgacgggagatgtctcccggaccaagtgacgACCAGATGGTGACACCAGTCTCCAACCTGGCGCAGTGGTATACTATCCTACGTAACAGTTGGGAAGGGTGACAGGTAAAGGTGGGCAAAAGAACCAGTTTACACTAACACTAACACTATCACAATACCCACAATCACCGACCATCTGACCGACTGATCACTATTAGCCTGATCCATAAAGCATTACTTAACATTAAGAATTAcatacaccatttggtcaccacctggtccgggagacatctcccgtcacgcagggtgcagttgcgcctccacagatctctagtatcatcttttgatactggtaatggctcgaaagggccaccacttacgggctattcatgcccgtgccacctcttgggtggcttaatcttcatcaatcaatcaatacacAATAATGTACAACCAAAGGACTAGACGTGTGACGTCTACCTCTCTGGGAAGGTATAATACACCTATTTAGTCCAGCCATCGCCGTAATGATTTACATAAGTTGTTACGAATAAAGTTAGTTCTCATCCTGATAGGAGGTGATGTTCTAGAGTTTGATATAAAATGAATGAACCATAATGGATATACAACTTACAACTTTGTCAACAAACCCCCTTGTTATACCTGTTGTAAGAGTTAGAGGGGAAGACTTCATGTGGATCGTCTTGCACGGGTCTTGCATCTTCAGCATACTGTTGCAAACCGTCATAATCCCACTCCAGTGATGGCATCGTGTCATCCTAAGAGTATTTTAAAAAATTATCAACATGGTCAGTATACAAAATGGTGGAGATAATGGTAGTGTAAATAacttattttcataatttttaaataAAACTAGTTAAATGAAGGTATCCCTTTCTCTATGCCAGACTTGCCTCATTCATTATTCCgtaaatattatgacccttattctTCTCATTCAGTGATGAGGTTATATATCTTTACTACTGTATTCCTCATAACTGGAGTACCTTTCAACTCTGGAGGAATTCCCCTGAACTTGCTATAACTGTTTTCTTGTATATGAGAAAAACCTGTGTTAATGTTCCACATTCCAGAATTTGTCTGACGTGTGTTTATAGATAAGTGACCACTTATCAATTACTACAAcacgcacttacgcaagcacttacgaacctgtacgtcttctcaatctttggcggctttctttacaattatgaaacggttaatgagctccgaagcacaggAGGCTATTTATAATAACAGTCGATTGGTTAGTTatgatgcttgtaaactgtttaataaatgtcacCAAAaccgtcaaatattgaggaaagattaacacgttcgtaagtatttgtatAACCGCTTCGCGAATCTGGTGCCAGGGTTGTGGTAAGGGAGATGGATATATTGTGGATTAGGTGGAAGTAACAGTTGAAGTGAAGGAGGTGGAGGCAACAGAGGTGATAGTGGATTAAATAAATATGTAGGTAGTTACCGGGTGGTTAATATGAGATATATTTCTCAATTTCAATAGCTGCCATAATTTGTTTAAACTTAAAATACTAAAGTTGGAGTAAAGTTAATATTATCAGGTATTCTCAGATACAAAACAGAAACCTGTCTGAAAAAAAAAGCagcgttgaatgcaatgaaacgccattttctgggtgagcctcggaagcttcctggagctatcgggctgATATGCGATACATTAGAAAAGGGCTATAGTCAATGGCTTAAGCCTACCAGAGACCACGCCCAGGAACACCCCGCACCCCCCGTGGTTGGAGGTTTACCTTATCTACTATTTATCAAGGTTAGGTACTCAGAAAGGACCTGCTTGACATtcaggcaccgctcctgtgccaggtaagtccactacgggatcaccatagcccgtgctacttcgaacttgttccgagtagctgaatctataacaacaacaacccagaaaggtaagcgtaacAAAACACACCATACAATGTTAAACAAAAGCCGAACAGAGCGGTAAAACTCCGTTAATTCCAAGGAAAC includes these proteins:
- the LOC138369869 gene encoding uncharacterized protein, with amino-acid sequence MEQCVKQVAQRAGVNTTVGSMAEEPSTFRVGGIIILVGVGSFICWKLWKHWRKEVGGPTTPPPTPTATPPARRPQGILTSLPEEYLVQDPNEFEDEDPAFIQDDTMPSLEWDYDGLQQYAEDARPVQDDPHEVFPSNSYNSRQLLSDDASLELNLEEELMFSSGPLADDYSGLPDLHKASHSTSFGSLPPDMGNSLPRYAPRMSFYKLTVSDSYNESDTHWEPLLISTPKKRGDITTSMSMTLMNRQINGSKLSF